The proteins below come from a single Pieris brassicae chromosome 1, ilPieBrab1.1, whole genome shotgun sequence genomic window:
- the LOC123720316 gene encoding P3 protein-like isoform X4, whose translation MCPLWPLHLIILYLLALGPLWVLCQSVPNIIASFHPMEIKLNMGDNAFVQVVVNGTGLLPNDEIIAKVDIEHIASAQWNSSYKLADDYVDGQLFTAPLTVHGNFLGRTDFVIEVKRDKEVFAANGTLPVIVVRPSRVIDKLFTSSVAIFVSLIFINFGCAMHWPTVKEVLIKPVGPIIGMCGQFLFMPLLSFGLSYVIFPNSAAMRLGMFCTGVSPAGGASNIWTFILGGNLNLSLAMTSICTLASFVFMPAWLFSLGQVVFGNANIVVPYKHIAYFVVCLIVPLSIGLAMQRLTPRIAAFMVRILKAFSTTLLLFIIVFAIITNLYIFELFTWQIIVAGMGIPWLGYVAGYLVAIACKQPHPDALAISIETGIQNTGIAIFLLRYALPQPEADLTTVVPVSVAIMTPIPMTMIYIYQKIRGCLGGTPTDEEMSTRKSSKISRQYQTEQTPASMEPLMTLNKEA comes from the exons ATGTGTCCCCTTTGGCCGCTACACCTCATTATCCTGTATCTGCTGGCTTTAGGGCCATTATGGGTACTCTGCCAGTCAGTGCCAAACATCATAGCTTCGTTCCACCCAATGGAAATAAAGCTGAACATGGGAGATAATGCTTTCGTACAAGTTGTTGTAAATG GTACGGGACTTCTACCAAACGATGAAATAATAGCAAAAGTAGATATAGAGCATATAGCGAGTGCTCAATGGAATTCGTCATATAAATTAGCTGACGACTATGTTGATGGTCAACTGTTTACCGCACCTTTGACAGTACATGGGAACTTCCTAG GAAGAACGGATTTCGTCATAGAAGTGAAAAGAGACAAGGAGGTGTTTGCAGCTAATGGGACGTTGCCTGTCATAGTAGTGCGACCATCCCGAGTCATAGACAAATTGTTTACGAGCAGTGTTGCTAtattt GTGTcgctaatatttataaacttcgGCTGTGCTATGCATTGGCCGACTGTAAAGGAGGTGCTGATAAAACCAGTTGGGCCAATCATTGGAATGTGCGGCCAGTTCCTGTTCATGCCACTT TTATCCTTCGGCCTAAGTTATGTGATATTCCCAAATTCAGCAGCTATGCGCCTGGGCATGTTTTGTACGGGGGTGTCACCCGCAGGTGGCGCCTCAAATATATGGACGTTTATATTGGGCGGGAATCTTAATTTATCACTCGCTATGACATCTATTTGTACTTTGGCGTCATTTG TATTTATGCCAGCGTGGCTCTTCTCCCTCGGCCAAGTTGTGTTTGGTAACGCAAACATCGTGGTGCCGTACAAGCATATCGCATACTTTGTCGTATGCCTCATCGTACCATTGTCGATAGGGCTGGCAATGCAGCGGTTAACGCCTAGAATAGCAGCGTTCATGGTGCGGATTTTAAAGGCTTTTTCGACAACCTTACTTCTGTTTATAATCGTGTTTGCGATTATtacaaatctatatatattcgaGCTGTTCACATGGCAG aTAATTGTAGCCGGCATGGGTATTCCATGGCTCGGTTACGTGGCGGGGTATTTAGTGGCTATCGCATGCAAACAGCCTCACCCAGATGCGTTAGCCATATCAATAGAAACCGGTATTCAAAATACCGGCATTGCGATATTCCTCCTGCGGTATGCTTTACCGCAACCAGAAGCTGATCTTACAACAG tcGTTCCTGTATCGGTGGCTATAATGACGCCCATACCTATGACGATGATCTACATCTACCAGAAAATAAGGGGATG TTTGGGAGGTACGC CTACCGACGAAGAAATGAGCACAAGAAAATCCTCGAAGATATCTCGCCAATATCAGACAGAGCAAACGCCGGCCTCGATGGAGCCACTTATGACACTAAATAAAGAGGCCTAA
- the LOC123720316 gene encoding P3 protein-like isoform X2, translating into MYSRMCPLWPLHLIILYLLALGPLWVLCQSVPNIIASFHPMEIKLNMGDNAFVQVVVNGTGLLPNDEIIAKVDIEHIASAQWNSSYKLADDYVDGQLFTAPLTVHGNFLGRTDFVIEVKRDKEVFAANGTLPVIVVRPSRVIDKLFTSSVAIFVSLIFINFGCAMHWPTVKEVLIKPVGPIIGMCGQFLFMPLLSFGLSYVIFPNSAAMRLGMFCTGVSPAGGASNIWTFILGGNLNLSLAMTSICTLASFVFMPAWLFSLGQVVFGNANIVVPYKHIAYFVVCLIVPLSIGLAMQRLTPRIAAFMVRILKAFSTTLLLFIIVFAIITNLYIFELFTWQIIVAGMGIPWLGYVAGYLVAIACKQPHPDALAISIETGIQNTGIAIFLLRYALPQPEADLTTVVPVSVAIMTPIPMTMIYIYQKIRGCLGGTPTDEEMSTRKSSKISRQYQTEQTPASMEPLMTLNKEA; encoded by the exons TGTACTCAAGAATGTGTCCCCTTTGGCCGCTACACCTCATTATCCTGTATCTGCTGGCTTTAGGGCCATTATGGGTACTCTGCCAGTCAGTGCCAAACATCATAGCTTCGTTCCACCCAATGGAAATAAAGCTGAACATGGGAGATAATGCTTTCGTACAAGTTGTTGTAAATG GTACGGGACTTCTACCAAACGATGAAATAATAGCAAAAGTAGATATAGAGCATATAGCGAGTGCTCAATGGAATTCGTCATATAAATTAGCTGACGACTATGTTGATGGTCAACTGTTTACCGCACCTTTGACAGTACATGGGAACTTCCTAG GAAGAACGGATTTCGTCATAGAAGTGAAAAGAGACAAGGAGGTGTTTGCAGCTAATGGGACGTTGCCTGTCATAGTAGTGCGACCATCCCGAGTCATAGACAAATTGTTTACGAGCAGTGTTGCTAtattt GTGTcgctaatatttataaacttcgGCTGTGCTATGCATTGGCCGACTGTAAAGGAGGTGCTGATAAAACCAGTTGGGCCAATCATTGGAATGTGCGGCCAGTTCCTGTTCATGCCACTT TTATCCTTCGGCCTAAGTTATGTGATATTCCCAAATTCAGCAGCTATGCGCCTGGGCATGTTTTGTACGGGGGTGTCACCCGCAGGTGGCGCCTCAAATATATGGACGTTTATATTGGGCGGGAATCTTAATTTATCACTCGCTATGACATCTATTTGTACTTTGGCGTCATTTG TATTTATGCCAGCGTGGCTCTTCTCCCTCGGCCAAGTTGTGTTTGGTAACGCAAACATCGTGGTGCCGTACAAGCATATCGCATACTTTGTCGTATGCCTCATCGTACCATTGTCGATAGGGCTGGCAATGCAGCGGTTAACGCCTAGAATAGCAGCGTTCATGGTGCGGATTTTAAAGGCTTTTTCGACAACCTTACTTCTGTTTATAATCGTGTTTGCGATTATtacaaatctatatatattcgaGCTGTTCACATGGCAG aTAATTGTAGCCGGCATGGGTATTCCATGGCTCGGTTACGTGGCGGGGTATTTAGTGGCTATCGCATGCAAACAGCCTCACCCAGATGCGTTAGCCATATCAATAGAAACCGGTATTCAAAATACCGGCATTGCGATATTCCTCCTGCGGTATGCTTTACCGCAACCAGAAGCTGATCTTACAACAG tcGTTCCTGTATCGGTGGCTATAATGACGCCCATACCTATGACGATGATCTACATCTACCAGAAAATAAGGGGATG TTTGGGAGGTACGC CTACCGACGAAGAAATGAGCACAAGAAAATCCTCGAAGATATCTCGCCAATATCAGACAGAGCAAACGCCGGCCTCGATGGAGCCACTTATGACACTAAATAAAGAGGCCTAA
- the LOC123720316 gene encoding ileal sodium/bile acid cotransporter-like isoform X3 codes for MYSRMCPLWPLHLIILYLLALGPLWVLCQSVPNIIASFHPMEIKLNMGDNAFVQVVVNGTGLLPNDEIIAKVDIEHIASAQWNSSYKLADDYVDGQLFTAPLTVHGNFLGRTDFVIEVKRDKEVFAANGTLPVIVVRPSRVIDKLFTSSVAIFVSLIFINFGCAMHWPTVKEVLIKPVGPIIGMCGQFLFMPLLSFGLSYVIFPNSAAMRLGMFCTGVSPAGGASNIWTFILGGNLNLSLAMTSICTLASFVFMPAWLFSLGQVVFGNANIVVPYKHIAYFVVCLIVPLSIGLAMQRLTPRIAAFMVRILKAFSTTLLLFIIVFAIITNLYIFELFTWQIIVAGMGIPWLGYVAGYLVAIACKQPHPDALAISIETGIQNTGIAIFLLRYALPQPEADLTTVVPVSVAIMTPIPMTMIYIYQKIRGCLGATDEEMSTRKSSKISRQYQTEQTPASMEPLMTLNKEA; via the exons a TGTACTCAAGAATGTGTCCCCTTTGGCCGCTACACCTCATTATCCTGTATCTGCTGGCTTTAGGGCCATTATGGGTACTCTGCCAGTCAGTGCCAAACATCATAGCTTCGTTCCACCCAATGGAAATAAAGCTGAACATGGGAGATAATGCTTTCGTACAAGTTGTTGTAAATG GTACGGGACTTCTACCAAACGATGAAATAATAGCAAAAGTAGATATAGAGCATATAGCGAGTGCTCAATGGAATTCGTCATATAAATTAGCTGACGACTATGTTGATGGTCAACTGTTTACCGCACCTTTGACAGTACATGGGAACTTCCTAG GAAGAACGGATTTCGTCATAGAAGTGAAAAGAGACAAGGAGGTGTTTGCAGCTAATGGGACGTTGCCTGTCATAGTAGTGCGACCATCCCGAGTCATAGACAAATTGTTTACGAGCAGTGTTGCTAtattt GTGTcgctaatatttataaacttcgGCTGTGCTATGCATTGGCCGACTGTAAAGGAGGTGCTGATAAAACCAGTTGGGCCAATCATTGGAATGTGCGGCCAGTTCCTGTTCATGCCACTT TTATCCTTCGGCCTAAGTTATGTGATATTCCCAAATTCAGCAGCTATGCGCCTGGGCATGTTTTGTACGGGGGTGTCACCCGCAGGTGGCGCCTCAAATATATGGACGTTTATATTGGGCGGGAATCTTAATTTATCACTCGCTATGACATCTATTTGTACTTTGGCGTCATTTG TATTTATGCCAGCGTGGCTCTTCTCCCTCGGCCAAGTTGTGTTTGGTAACGCAAACATCGTGGTGCCGTACAAGCATATCGCATACTTTGTCGTATGCCTCATCGTACCATTGTCGATAGGGCTGGCAATGCAGCGGTTAACGCCTAGAATAGCAGCGTTCATGGTGCGGATTTTAAAGGCTTTTTCGACAACCTTACTTCTGTTTATAATCGTGTTTGCGATTATtacaaatctatatatattcgaGCTGTTCACATGGCAG aTAATTGTAGCCGGCATGGGTATTCCATGGCTCGGTTACGTGGCGGGGTATTTAGTGGCTATCGCATGCAAACAGCCTCACCCAGATGCGTTAGCCATATCAATAGAAACCGGTATTCAAAATACCGGCATTGCGATATTCCTCCTGCGGTATGCTTTACCGCAACCAGAAGCTGATCTTACAACAG tcGTTCCTGTATCGGTGGCTATAATGACGCCCATACCTATGACGATGATCTACATCTACCAGAAAATAAGGGGATG TTTGGGAG CTACCGACGAAGAAATGAGCACAAGAAAATCCTCGAAGATATCTCGCCAATATCAGACAGAGCAAACGCCGGCCTCGATGGAGCCACTTATGACACTAAATAAAGAGGCCTAA
- the LOC123720316 gene encoding P3 protein-like isoform X1 — protein MYSRMCPLWPLHLIILYLLALGPLWVLCQSVPNIIASFHPMEIKLNMGDNAFVQVVVNGTGLLPNDEIIAKVDIEHIASAQWNSSYKLADDYVDGQLFTAPLTVHGNFLGRTDFVIEVKRDKEVFAANGTLPVIVVRPSRVIDKLFTSSVAIFVSLIFINFGCAMHWPTVKEVLIKPVGPIIGMCGQFLFMPLLSFGLSYVIFPNSAAMRLGMFCTGVSPAGGASNIWTFILGGNLNLSLAMTSICTLASFVFMPAWLFSLGQVVFGNANIVVPYKHIAYFVVCLIVPLSIGLAMQRLTPRIAAFMVRILKAFSTTLLLFIIVFAIITNLYIFELFTWQIIVAGMGIPWLGYVAGYLVAIACKQPHPDALAISIETGIQNTGIAIFLLRYALPQPEADLTTVVPVSVAIMTPIPMTMIYIYQKIRGCLGGTPTDEEMSTRKSSKISRQYQTEQTPASMEPLMTLNKEA, from the exons a TGTACTCAAGAATGTGTCCCCTTTGGCCGCTACACCTCATTATCCTGTATCTGCTGGCTTTAGGGCCATTATGGGTACTCTGCCAGTCAGTGCCAAACATCATAGCTTCGTTCCACCCAATGGAAATAAAGCTGAACATGGGAGATAATGCTTTCGTACAAGTTGTTGTAAATG GTACGGGACTTCTACCAAACGATGAAATAATAGCAAAAGTAGATATAGAGCATATAGCGAGTGCTCAATGGAATTCGTCATATAAATTAGCTGACGACTATGTTGATGGTCAACTGTTTACCGCACCTTTGACAGTACATGGGAACTTCCTAG GAAGAACGGATTTCGTCATAGAAGTGAAAAGAGACAAGGAGGTGTTTGCAGCTAATGGGACGTTGCCTGTCATAGTAGTGCGACCATCCCGAGTCATAGACAAATTGTTTACGAGCAGTGTTGCTAtattt GTGTcgctaatatttataaacttcgGCTGTGCTATGCATTGGCCGACTGTAAAGGAGGTGCTGATAAAACCAGTTGGGCCAATCATTGGAATGTGCGGCCAGTTCCTGTTCATGCCACTT TTATCCTTCGGCCTAAGTTATGTGATATTCCCAAATTCAGCAGCTATGCGCCTGGGCATGTTTTGTACGGGGGTGTCACCCGCAGGTGGCGCCTCAAATATATGGACGTTTATATTGGGCGGGAATCTTAATTTATCACTCGCTATGACATCTATTTGTACTTTGGCGTCATTTG TATTTATGCCAGCGTGGCTCTTCTCCCTCGGCCAAGTTGTGTTTGGTAACGCAAACATCGTGGTGCCGTACAAGCATATCGCATACTTTGTCGTATGCCTCATCGTACCATTGTCGATAGGGCTGGCAATGCAGCGGTTAACGCCTAGAATAGCAGCGTTCATGGTGCGGATTTTAAAGGCTTTTTCGACAACCTTACTTCTGTTTATAATCGTGTTTGCGATTATtacaaatctatatatattcgaGCTGTTCACATGGCAG aTAATTGTAGCCGGCATGGGTATTCCATGGCTCGGTTACGTGGCGGGGTATTTAGTGGCTATCGCATGCAAACAGCCTCACCCAGATGCGTTAGCCATATCAATAGAAACCGGTATTCAAAATACCGGCATTGCGATATTCCTCCTGCGGTATGCTTTACCGCAACCAGAAGCTGATCTTACAACAG tcGTTCCTGTATCGGTGGCTATAATGACGCCCATACCTATGACGATGATCTACATCTACCAGAAAATAAGGGGATG TTTGGGAGGTACGC CTACCGACGAAGAAATGAGCACAAGAAAATCCTCGAAGATATCTCGCCAATATCAGACAGAGCAAACGCCGGCCTCGATGGAGCCACTTATGACACTAAATAAAGAGGCCTAA
- the LOC123720316 gene encoding P3 protein-like isoform X5, whose protein sequence is MYSRMCPLWPLHLIILYLLALGPLWVLCQSVPNIIASFHPMEIKLNMGDNAFVQVVVNGTGLLPNDEIIAKVDIEHIASAQWNSSYKLADDYVDGQLFTAPLTVHGNFLGRTDFVIEVKRDKEVFAANGTLPVIVVRPSRVIDKLFTSSVAIFVSLIFINFGCAMHWPTVKEVLIKPVGPIIGMCGQFLFMPLLSFGLSYVIFPNSAAMRLGMFCTGVSPAGGASNIWTFILGGNLNLSLAMTSICTLASFVFMPAWLFSLGQVVFGNANIVVPYKHIAYFVVCLIVPLSIGLAMQRLTPRIAAFMVRILKAFSTTLLLFIIVFAIITNLYIFELFTWQIIVAGMGIPWLGYVAGYLVAIACKQPHPDALAISIETGIQNTGIAIFLLRYALPQPEADLTTVVPVSVAIMTPIPMTMIYIYQKIRGCYRRRNEHKKILEDISPISDRANAGLDGATYDTK, encoded by the exons a TGTACTCAAGAATGTGTCCCCTTTGGCCGCTACACCTCATTATCCTGTATCTGCTGGCTTTAGGGCCATTATGGGTACTCTGCCAGTCAGTGCCAAACATCATAGCTTCGTTCCACCCAATGGAAATAAAGCTGAACATGGGAGATAATGCTTTCGTACAAGTTGTTGTAAATG GTACGGGACTTCTACCAAACGATGAAATAATAGCAAAAGTAGATATAGAGCATATAGCGAGTGCTCAATGGAATTCGTCATATAAATTAGCTGACGACTATGTTGATGGTCAACTGTTTACCGCACCTTTGACAGTACATGGGAACTTCCTAG GAAGAACGGATTTCGTCATAGAAGTGAAAAGAGACAAGGAGGTGTTTGCAGCTAATGGGACGTTGCCTGTCATAGTAGTGCGACCATCCCGAGTCATAGACAAATTGTTTACGAGCAGTGTTGCTAtattt GTGTcgctaatatttataaacttcgGCTGTGCTATGCATTGGCCGACTGTAAAGGAGGTGCTGATAAAACCAGTTGGGCCAATCATTGGAATGTGCGGCCAGTTCCTGTTCATGCCACTT TTATCCTTCGGCCTAAGTTATGTGATATTCCCAAATTCAGCAGCTATGCGCCTGGGCATGTTTTGTACGGGGGTGTCACCCGCAGGTGGCGCCTCAAATATATGGACGTTTATATTGGGCGGGAATCTTAATTTATCACTCGCTATGACATCTATTTGTACTTTGGCGTCATTTG TATTTATGCCAGCGTGGCTCTTCTCCCTCGGCCAAGTTGTGTTTGGTAACGCAAACATCGTGGTGCCGTACAAGCATATCGCATACTTTGTCGTATGCCTCATCGTACCATTGTCGATAGGGCTGGCAATGCAGCGGTTAACGCCTAGAATAGCAGCGTTCATGGTGCGGATTTTAAAGGCTTTTTCGACAACCTTACTTCTGTTTATAATCGTGTTTGCGATTATtacaaatctatatatattcgaGCTGTTCACATGGCAG aTAATTGTAGCCGGCATGGGTATTCCATGGCTCGGTTACGTGGCGGGGTATTTAGTGGCTATCGCATGCAAACAGCCTCACCCAGATGCGTTAGCCATATCAATAGAAACCGGTATTCAAAATACCGGCATTGCGATATTCCTCCTGCGGTATGCTTTACCGCAACCAGAAGCTGATCTTACAACAG tcGTTCCTGTATCGGTGGCTATAATGACGCCCATACCTATGACGATGATCTACATCTACCAGAAAATAAGGGGATG CTACCGACGAAGAAATGAGCACAAGAAAATCCTCGAAGATATCTCGCCAATATCAGACAGAGCAAACGCCGGCCTCGATGGAGCCACTTATGACACTAAATAA